The following proteins are encoded in a genomic region of Helicobacter macacae MIT 99-5501:
- a CDS encoding cell division FtsX domain-containing protein, translating to MSNIKQHFFLILPLVALLFAFECFLIVSRAVETKEDKLSQNYSIVIASKQKLSLDFIKQNIPEAMSIEPIDPSFVLDKIRTNMNNEDYENVKKQLSLYYNLKLESFPNLKRLEKIESTLAKIPSIIKAESFSKTHNQTYRLLFLVKFSTQLFAVLIAILSLLLMIDQIRIWHFEHHRRIEIMGYMGAGFWLKNRFFFRNAIYDALISTCVIIIVFLYGANTSMAESIVQALELQKEMFRFAIDFMILLFTSLLVCLSSVIVAILLQRRA from the coding sequence ATGAGCAACATTAAGCAACATTTCTTTTTGATTCTACCTTTGGTGGCACTACTTTTTGCATTTGAGTGCTTTTTGATTGTCTCTCGTGCTGTGGAGACAAAAGAGGACAAACTCTCTCAAAACTACTCCATAGTCATCGCAAGCAAGCAAAAGCTAAGTTTGGATTTTATCAAGCAAAATATCCCTGAAGCTATGTCAATAGAGCCTATCGACCCAAGTTTTGTGCTAGATAAAATCCGCACCAATATGAACAACGAAGACTACGAAAATGTCAAAAAACAACTATCCCTATACTACAACCTTAAGCTAGAGTCTTTCCCCAACCTCAAGCGACTAGAAAAAATCGAATCCACCCTTGCAAAGATTCCAAGCATAATCAAAGCAGAATCTTTCAGCAAGACACACAACCAAACCTATCGCTTGCTATTTCTAGTCAAGTTTAGCACACAGCTTTTTGCAGTGCTTATAGCGATACTAAGCCTACTACTGATGATAGACCAGATTCGCATTTGGCATTTTGAGCATCATAGACGCATAGAGATTATGGGCTATATGGGTGCGGGATTTTGGCTAAAAAACCGCTTTTTCTTTAGAAATGCTATCTATGACGCGCTTATCTCTACTTGTGTGATTATCATTGTGTTTTTGTATGGCGCAAACACCTCTATGGCAGAAAGTATCGTCCAAGCACTAGAGCTACAAAAAGAAATGTTTAGATTTGCGATTGATTTTATGATTTTGCTATTTACTTCACTGCTTGTGTGCCTTTCCTCCGTAATCGTGGCGATACTACTCCAAAGGCGTGCATAA
- a CDS encoding cell division ATP-binding protein FtsE, whose translation MSIIKAENLTLGYQREEPVIVNANFEIHHKDFVFVSGPSGSGKSTLLSSLYGGLLAMGGNLSVLDINLSKHNQRAIARLRQRIGIVFQDYKLIEEWSVEKNIALPMHINGYKKDAIHTQTEKLLTHIGLLHKANKCPLELSGGEQQRVAMARAIAHRPSLILADEPTGNLDDFSSDMIWSLLKSANEQLEMTIMVVTHRVPVRININYRHLIIDGERNAIYEQH comes from the coding sequence ATGAGCATAATCAAAGCAGAAAATCTAACACTAGGCTATCAGCGCGAAGAGCCTGTCATCGTAAATGCAAATTTTGAAATCCACCACAAAGATTTTGTATTTGTCTCTGGTCCAAGCGGAAGTGGCAAAAGCACGCTTCTTAGCTCGCTTTATGGTGGACTACTAGCTATGGGCGGAAATCTATCTGTGCTTGATATAAACCTATCCAAGCACAATCAACGCGCAATCGCTCGCTTGCGACAGCGCATAGGAATTGTGTTTCAAGACTACAAGCTAATCGAAGAATGGAGCGTGGAGAAAAATATCGCTCTACCTATGCACATAAATGGCTACAAAAAAGACGCTATCCACACCCAAACAGAAAAACTCCTAACCCACATAGGACTGCTTCACAAAGCAAACAAATGCCCCCTAGAGCTAAGCGGTGGCGAGCAGCAAAGAGTAGCTATGGCTCGCGCTATTGCACATCGCCCTAGCCTTATTCTTGCCGATGAACCCACAGGCAATCTTGATGACTTCTCAAGCGATATGATTTGGAGCTTGCTAAAGAGCGCAAATGAGCAATTAGAGATGACAATTATGGTGGTTACTCACCGCGTGCCTGTGCGGATAAATATCAACTATCGTCATTTGATAATCGATGGAGAAAGGAATGCAATCTATGAGCAACATTAA